One part of the Populus alba chromosome 18, ASM523922v2, whole genome shotgun sequence genome encodes these proteins:
- the LOC118044415 gene encoding GDSL esterase/lipase At1g29660-like — MESGLKALWVLSSVLLVSNWQHWTYGKVVPQVPCYFVFGDSLFDNKNNNYLDKSAKVNYLPYGIDFDTGASGKCINGLNIADTIAEQLGFDSYITDFGVGGCTNFLDGVNYGSNGAGILDSTGSLAGELFTMNAQLFNHNITVSRISKILGSEEVARKYLSQCIYVSDMGHNDYLNNYFLDDYNSSQLYTPEEFAQLLIENYETQLEKLYCSGARKIAVFGLIRVGCMPHKIQNHPDDVDASSSCVEKFNSDVHIFNDKLASNTAT; from the exons ATGGAAAGTGGGCTGAAGGCATTGTGGGTGCTGTCCTCGGTGTTGTTGGTGTCAAACTGGCAACACTGGACTTATGGAAAGGTCGTACCTCAAGTTCCTTGCTACTTCGTCTTTGGAGATTCTCTCTttgataacaaaaacaataactacCTTGACAAATCAGCTAAAGTTAATTACCTTCCTTATGGGATAGACTTTGACACTGGGGCTTCAGGAAAGTGCATCAATGGTCTCAACATAGCTGACACCATTG CTGAGCAATTAGGTTTCGACAGTTACATTACGGATTTTGGTGTCGGAGGTTGCACTAATTTTCTAGATGGTGTAAATTATGGATCTAATGGAGCTGGCATCCTTGATTCTACTGGCTCTCTTGCG GGAGAACTATTTACAATGAATGCTCAGTTATTTAATCACAATATCACGGTTTCACGAATTTCCAAGATCTTGGGAAGCGAGGAAGTTGCTAGGAAGTACTTGAGCCAATGCATCTATGTGTCTGATATGGGCCATAACGACTACCTCAACAATTATTTCTTGGACGACTACAATAGCAGCCAGTTATATACTCCTGAAGAATTTGCTCAACTTCtcattgaaaattatgaaactcagcTGGAG AAATTGTATTGCTCAGGAGCAAGAAAGATAGCTGTGTTCGGACTTATTCGGGTAGGATGTATGCCGCACAAAATACAAAACCATCCCGATGACGTAGATGCATCTTCTTCATGTGTAGAAAAGTTCAACAGTGATGTTCACATTTTCAACGACAAGCTAGCTTCCAACACTGCTACATAA